A portion of the Perognathus longimembris pacificus isolate PPM17 chromosome 20, ASM2315922v1, whole genome shotgun sequence genome contains these proteins:
- the Rpp25 gene encoding ribonuclease P protein subunit p25 — protein sequence MENFRKVRSEEAPAGSGAEGGGAAPGPFADLAPGAVHMRVKEGSKIRNLLAFATASMAQPATRAIVFSGCGRATTKTVTCAEILKRRQAGLHQVTRLRYRSVREVWQSLPPGPARAPAAAPAASLSVLKNVPSLAILLSKDALDPRQPGYQPPGPDPAPSAAPAAAQTTSKRSLGDPAAGGGAAKRSQPGPGAGDAGHAGRTA from the coding sequence ATGGAGAACTTCCGTAAGGTGCGCTCGGAGGAGGCGCCGGcggggagcggggccgaggggggCGGCGCGGCCCCGGGGCCCTTCGCCGACCTGGCGCCGGGCGCCGTGCACATGCGGGTCAAGGAGGGGAGCAAGATCCGCAACCTGCTGGCCTTCGCCACCGCCAGCATGGCGCAGCCGGCCACGCGCGCCATCGTCTTCAGCGGCTGCGGCCGGGCGACCACCAAGACCGTCACGTGCGCCGAGATCCTCAAGCGCCGCCAGGCCGGCCTGCACCAGGTCACGCGGCTGCGCTACCGGAGCGTGCGCGAGGTGTGGCAGAGCCTCCCGCCCGGGCCCGCGCGGGCCccggccgccgcgcccgccgccagCCTCAGCGTGCTCAAGAACGTGCCCAGCCTCGCCATCCTACTTTCCAAGGACGCGCTGGACCCGCGGCAGCCGGGCTACCAGccccccggccccgaccccgcaCCTtcggccgcgcccgccgccgcgcaGACGACCTCCAAAAGGAGCCTCGGGGACCCCGCCGCCGGGGGCGGCGCCGCCAAGCGCTCGcagcccgggcccggggcgggggacgCGGGCCACGCGGGCCGGACTGCCTGA
- the LOC125368501 gene encoding cytochrome c oxidase subunit 5A, mitochondrial, with protein sequence MLGAALRRGAAAAAAAAVRAAPRGPPRPAPALSPAAAVQSARCYSHGSHETDEEFDARWVTYFNKPDIDAWELRKGMNTLVGYDLVPEPKIIDAALRACRRLNDFASAVRILEVVKDKAGPHKDIYPYVIQELRPTLDELGISTPEELGLDKV encoded by the exons atgCTGGGCGCCGCTCTCCGCCgtggcgccgccgccgccgccgccgccgccgtccgggcggctccccggggcccgccgcgcccggccccggccctcaGCCCCGCCGCCG CTGTCCAGTCAGCTCGCTGCTATTCCCACGGGTCCCATGAGACAGACGAGGAGTTCGATGCCCGCTGGGTGACCTACTTCAACAAGCCAGACATAGATGCCTGGGAACTGCGTAAAG GGATGAACACCCTTGTTGGCTATGATCTGGTTCCAGAACCCAAAATCATTGATGCTGCTTTGCGGGCGTGCAGACGGTTAAATGATTTTGCTAGTGCTGTTCGCATCCTAGAGGTGGTTAAG GACAAAGCCGGACCTCATAAGGACATCTACCCCTATGTCATCCAGGAACTTAGACCAACTTTAGATGAACTGGGAATCTCCACGCCCGAGGAACTGGGCCTCGACAAGGTGTAA
- the Mpi gene encoding LOW QUALITY PROTEIN: mannose-6-phosphate isomerase (The sequence of the model RefSeq protein was modified relative to this genomic sequence to represent the inferred CDS: deleted 2 bases in 2 codons), translated as MATPRVFPLSCVAQQYAWGKKGSASAVARLLAGNDPLARIAEDQPYAELWMGTHPRGDAKVLDNRVPQQTLGQWIAENPDGLGSKVKDAFRGQLPFLFKVLSVETALSIQAHPNKDLAEKLHRQAPQHYPDANHKPEMAIALTPFQGLCGFRPAEEIAAFLQTVPELRVLVGEEAAAQLRRSAGGDPPAAASALRGCFSNLMRSERAAVAEQLRRLVERLSGEAAAGGGAEDACAELLLRLHGQHPGDIGCFAVYFLNLLTLQPGQAMFLDANVPHAYLRGDCVECMACSDNTVRAGLTPKFLDVPTLCEMLDYAPGPARARLFPPAPSPDDPYLAVYDPPVPDFTVLKAEVPGSVPRYELPAVDSASIVLVVRGAAAARSPAAPAALPLQPGSVLFVAARERVSLELADAQDLLLFRACCLL; from the exons ATGGCGACTCCGAGAG TGTTCCCGCTCTCCTGCGTCGCGCAGCAGTACGCCTGGGGCAAGAAGGGCTCGGCCAGCGCGGTGGCCCGCCTGCTGGCCGGCAATGACCCGCTGGCCCGGATCGCCGAGGACCAGCCCTACGCCGAG CTGTGGATGGGGACGCACCCCCGGGGCGATGCCAAGGTCCTGGACAACCGCGTCCCGCAGCAAACCCTGGGCCAGTGGATCGCCGAGAACCCGGACGGCCTGGGCTCCAAGGTCAAAGACGCCTTCCGCGGCCAGCTTCCCTTCCTCTTCAAGGTGCTCTCGGTGGAGACGGCGCTGTCCATCCAGGCCCACCCCAACAAG gacctgGCAGAGAAGCTGCACCGCCAGGCTCCGCAGCACTACCCCGACGCCAACCACAAGCCCGAGATGGCCATTGCCCTCACCCCCTTCCAGGGCCTGTGCGGCTTCCGGCCGGCGGAGGAGATCGCGGCCTTTCTGCAGA CGGTGCCCGAGCTCCGGGTCCTGGTCGGAGAGGAGGCGGCGGCGCAGCTGAGGCGGAGCGCGGGCGGCGAC CCCCCGGCGGCGGCCTCGGCCCTGCGCGGCTGCTTCTCCAACCTCATGCGGAGCGAGAGGGCGGCGGTGGCGGAGCAGCTGCGGCGGCTGGTGGAGAGGCTCTCCGGGGAGG cggcggcgggcggcggcgcggaGGACGCGTGCGCGGAGCTGCTGCTGCGGCTGCACGGCCAGCACCCCGGCGACATCGGCTGCTTCGCCGTCTACTTCCTGAACCTGCTCACGCTGCAGCCCGGCCAGGCCATGTTCCTCGACGCCAACGTGCCGCACGCCTACCTGCGGGGcg actgCGTGGAGTGCATGGCGTGCTCCGACAACACGGTGCGCGCCGGCCTGACGCCCAAGTTCCTGGACGTGCCCACGCTGTGCGAGATGCTCGACtacgcgcccggccccgcccgcgcccggctCTTCCCGCCCGCGCCCAGCCCCGACGACCCCTACCTGGCCGTCTACGACCCGCCCGTGCCCGACTTCACCGTCCTGAAGGCCGAG gtcccCGGCTCGGTGCCCCGGTACGAGCTCCCCGCGGTGGACTCGGCCAGCATCGTCCTGGTGGTGCGCGGCGCGGCGGCCGCCCgctcc cccgccgccccggccgcgcTGCCCCTGCAGCCGGGCTCCGTGCTCTTCGTGGCCGCCCGCGAGCGCGTCTCCCTGGAGCTCGCGGACGCCCAGGACCTGCTGCTGTTCCGGGCCTGCTGCCTGCTGTAG
- the Fam219b gene encoding protein FAM219B isoform X3: MATAERSPGAVEKRGPYMLTRAPSLQAKLQKHRDLARAVLRRKGVLGAWPGRPDSSGKRSVKFNKGYTPLSQSPDENLVSLDSDSDGELGSRSSGYSSAEQVNQDVSRQLLEDGYHLDEIPDDEALDLIPPKPMASACSCTCCLGDSSCTLQ; encoded by the exons atGGCGACCGC GGAGCGCAGCCCCGGGGCGGTGGAGAAGCGGGGGCCCTACATGCTGACGCGCGCGCCTTCCCTTCAGGCCAAGCTGC AGAAGCACCGGGACCTGGCCAGGGCCGTGCTGCGGAGGAAAGGCGTGCTGGGGGCCTGGCCGGGCCGCCCCGACTCTTCAGGGAAAAG GTCAGTGAAGTTTAACAAGGGCTACACTCCTCTTAGCCAGAGTCCCGACGAGAACCTGGTGTCGCTCGACTCTGACAG CGACGGGGAGCTGGGATCCAGGTCCTCCGGCTACTCCTCCGCAGAG CAGGTGAACCAGGACGTGAGCCGGCAGCTGCTGGAGGACGGCTACCACCTGGACGAGATCCCGGACGACGAGGCCCTGGACCTCATCCCGCCCAAGCCCATGGCGTCCGCCTGCTCCTGCACCTGCTGTCTGGGGGACTCGTCCTGCACCCTGCAGTAG
- the Fam219b gene encoding protein FAM219B isoform X2, with protein sequence MATAELGGLPVRGSTPGPRPGGTPRPGERSPGAVEKRGPYMLTRAPSLQAKLQKHRDLARAVLRRKGVLGAWPGRPDSSGKRSVKFNKGYTPLSQSPDENLVSLDSDSDGELGSRSSGYSSAEVNQDVSRQLLEDGYHLDEIPDDEALDLIPPKPMASACSCTCCLGDSSCTLQ encoded by the exons atGGCGACCGCCGAGCTCGGCGGGCTCCCCGTGCGGGGCTCCACCCCGGGGCCGCGGCCTGGCGGGACCCCGCGGCCGGGGGAGCGCAGCCCCGGGGCGGTGGAGAAGCGGGGGCCCTACATGCTGACGCGCGCGCCTTCCCTTCAGGCCAAGCTGC AGAAGCACCGGGACCTGGCCAGGGCCGTGCTGCGGAGGAAAGGCGTGCTGGGGGCCTGGCCGGGCCGCCCCGACTCTTCAGGGAAAAG GTCAGTGAAGTTTAACAAGGGCTACACTCCTCTTAGCCAGAGTCCCGACGAGAACCTGGTGTCGCTCGACTCTGACAG CGACGGGGAGCTGGGATCCAGGTCCTCCGGCTACTCCTCCGCAGAG GTGAACCAGGACGTGAGCCGGCAGCTGCTGGAGGACGGCTACCACCTGGACGAGATCCCGGACGACGAGGCCCTGGACCTCATCCCGCCCAAGCCCATGGCGTCCGCCTGCTCCTGCACCTGCTGTCTGGGGGACTCGTCCTGCACCCTGCAGTAG
- the Fam219b gene encoding protein FAM219B isoform X1: protein MATAELGGLPVRGSTPGPRPGGTPRPGERSPGAVEKRGPYMLTRAPSLQAKLQKHRDLARAVLRRKGVLGAWPGRPDSSGKRSVKFNKGYTPLSQSPDENLVSLDSDSDGELGSRSSGYSSAEQVNQDVSRQLLEDGYHLDEIPDDEALDLIPPKPMASACSCTCCLGDSSCTLQ, encoded by the exons atGGCGACCGCCGAGCTCGGCGGGCTCCCCGTGCGGGGCTCCACCCCGGGGCCGCGGCCTGGCGGGACCCCGCGGCCGGGGGAGCGCAGCCCCGGGGCGGTGGAGAAGCGGGGGCCCTACATGCTGACGCGCGCGCCTTCCCTTCAGGCCAAGCTGC AGAAGCACCGGGACCTGGCCAGGGCCGTGCTGCGGAGGAAAGGCGTGCTGGGGGCCTGGCCGGGCCGCCCCGACTCTTCAGGGAAAAG GTCAGTGAAGTTTAACAAGGGCTACACTCCTCTTAGCCAGAGTCCCGACGAGAACCTGGTGTCGCTCGACTCTGACAG CGACGGGGAGCTGGGATCCAGGTCCTCCGGCTACTCCTCCGCAGAG CAGGTGAACCAGGACGTGAGCCGGCAGCTGCTGGAGGACGGCTACCACCTGGACGAGATCCCGGACGACGAGGCCCTGGACCTCATCCCGCCCAAGCCCATGGCGTCCGCCTGCTCCTGCACCTGCTGTCTGGGGGACTCGTCCTGCACCCTGCAGTAG